From a region of the Natronogracilivirga saccharolytica genome:
- a CDS encoding secondary thiamine-phosphate synthase enzyme YjbQ, with protein sequence MWHQQQITLRPRSRGFHLVTDEIVSQLDKLSDMRIGLAHIHIMHTSASLTINENADPTVREDFEMHFTRTVPEDTSMYKHTLEGPDDMTSHIKASILGPSLTIPVSNGRLSMGTWQGIYLCEHRNRGGARALTVTLHGTS encoded by the coding sequence ATCTGGCATCAGCAGCAAATCACACTTCGCCCTCGCTCACGCGGTTTTCATCTTGTAACCGATGAAATTGTATCCCAACTGGACAAATTATCCGACATGCGCATCGGTCTGGCCCATATCCATATCATGCATACCAGCGCAAGTCTCACAATAAATGAAAATGCGGATCCTACCGTGCGGGAAGATTTCGAAATGCATTTTACCCGTACGGTACCCGAGGATACTTCAATGTACAAGCATACCCTTGAAGGCCCTGATGACATGACTTCGCACATAAAGGCATCCATTCTTGGTCCTTCCCTGACCATACCGGTCAGCAACGGTCGTTTATCCATGGGCACCTGGCAGGGCATCTATCTGTGTGAGCACAGAAACCGGGGCGGAGCACGAGCGCTCACGGTAACACTTCATGGGACAAGCTGA
- a CDS encoding FeoA family protein codes for MIKTLIELNACEEAEIISLPDSSNLRHRLKELGIRQGKSISRISSQAAGGPVVVAVSGQQTAMSRELASSIKVCSKLPEHHLQEHSQAG; via the coding sequence ATGATAAAAACACTTATTGAGCTGAATGCCTGTGAAGAAGCAGAAATCATTTCCCTTCCTGACAGCAGCAACCTCAGACATCGTCTCAAAGAACTGGGCATACGGCAAGGCAAGTCCATTTCGCGTATCAGCTCCCAGGCTGCCGGTGGTCCTGTAGTGGTGGCAGTAAGCGGACAGCAAACTGCCATGAGCAGAGAACTTGCCTCCAGTATTAAAGTATGCAGCAAACTTCCCGAACATCATTTGCAAGAACATTCACAGGCCGGATAA